A single region of the Sphaeramia orbicularis chromosome 6, fSphaOr1.1, whole genome shotgun sequence genome encodes:
- the LOC115421661 gene encoding methionine aminopeptidase 2-like, with protein MRHFICQPLIMAELQLQQEVEPQLLNGDDGTEEREDADASESVKKKRRKKKRNKTAALAGTNEAERDGEAGGLGDVTKQLEQQTLDDKEREEDGEEDGDEGESSTVKKKKKKKKKKGLKGQTDPPSVPICELYPSGDFPKGEECEYPPSKDGRSAAWRTTSEEKRALDWANEEMWSDFRQAAEAHRQVRSYVRSWIKPGMTMIDICEKLEDCSRRLIKENGLKAGLAFPTGCSINHCAAHYTPNAGDPTVLRYDDVCKIDFGTHINGRIIDCAFTVTFNPKYDRLLEAVRDATNTGIRFAGIDVRLCDVGETIQEVMESYEVEIDGKTYQVKPIRNLNGHSIGPYRIHSGKTVPIVKGGEATRMEEGEAYAIETFGSTGRGAVHDDMECSHYMKNFNVGHVPIRLPRAKHLLNVINENFGTLAFCRRWLDRLGESKYLMALKNLCDLGIIDPYPPLCDIKGSYTAQYEHTILLRPTYKEVVSRGDDY; from the exons ATGCGTCACTTCATCTGTCAGCCGCTGATCATGGCGGAGCTACAGCTTCAGCAAGAAGTGGAGCCTCAACTTCTCAACGGGGACGATGGtactgaggagagggaggacgcGGACGCCTCGGAGTCTgtgaagaaaaagagaagaaagaagaagaggaataaGACCGCAGCACTAG CAGGGACAAATGAGGCTGAGCGGGATGGAGAAGCCGGAGGTCTTGGTGATGTGACAAAACAGCTGGAGCAGCAAACACTGGACGacaaagagagggaggaggacGGAGAAGAAG ATGGGGATGAGGGTGAGAGCTCAAccgtgaaaaagaagaaaaagaagaaaaagaagaaaggat TGAAGGGACAGACTGACCCTCCCTCAGTCCCTATTTGTGAGCTCTATCCCAGCGGAGACTTTCCAAAGGGAGAGGAGTGTGAATATCCACCATCAAAAGACGG GCGGAGTGCAGCATGGCGGACCACCAGTGAAGAAAAGCGTGCGCTGGACTGGGCCAATGAAGAGATGTGGAGTGATTTCAGGCAGGCGGCTGAAGCCCACCGGCAGGTCCGCTCCTACGTCAGGAGCTGGATCAAACCAGGGATGACAATGATTGACATCTG TGAGAAGCTGGAGGACTGCTCCCGGAGGCTCATTAAAGAGAATGGCCTAAAGGCAGGCCTGGCCTTCCCCACCGGCTGCTCCATCAACCATTGTGCTGCCCACTACACCCCAAACGCTGGAGACCCTACCGTGCTGCGTTACGATGACGTCTGTAAGATTGACTTTGGAACACACATCAATG GTCGAATAATAGACTGTGCCTTCACCGTCACATTCAACCCAAAGTATGACAGGCTTCTGGAGGCTGTGAGGGATGCAACGAACACTGGCATCAGG TTTGCAGGAATAGATGTGCGTTTGTGTGATGTTGGTGAGACCATTCAGGAGGTCATGGAGTCTTATGAAGTGGAGATAGATGGGAAGACATATCAAG ttaagCCAATCAGGAATCTTAATGGCCATTCTATTGGGCCGTACAGGATACACTCAGGGAAGACGGTCCCTattgtaaaaggaggagaagcCACAAGGATGGAG GAAGGTGAAGCATACGCCATCGAGACATTTGGCAGCACAGGAAGAGGTGCAGTCCACGATGACATGGAGTGCTCACATTACATGAAAAACTTTAACGTTGGACATGTACCAATAAG ACTTCCAAGGGCTAAACATCTACTGAATGTGATCAATGAGAACTTTGGGACCTTGGCATTCTGCCGCCGCTGGCTGGATCGTCTGGGTGAGAGCAAGTACCTGATGGCTCTGAAGAACCTGTGCGACCTTGGAATCATAGACCCATACCCACCTCTCTGCGATATCAAGGGCAGCTATACCGCCCAGTATGAGCACACTATTCTACTCAGGCCCACCTACAAGGAGGTGGTGAGCCGGGGAGACGACTACTAA